TGGAAGAAGGAAAAATCAATACAAAAGATGCCATGGAACTCCTTGATGCTTTAGAAAGAAACCTGGAATCAATTAAACCCAAAACAGAGGCCAAATGGCTAAAGGTTCGAGTTAAAACCATGGATGACAATCCTAAGGTAAATGTGAACATACCCCTGTCCCTGGTTGATGTGGGATTAAAACTGGCCAAGAAATTTGACCCTAAGCTGGAAGAATCGGGCCTGGATCAAATCGACCTGGATGAAATAATTGAGGCAGTTAAAAATGGAGCAGAAGGAAAAATCGTGGATGTGGAAGATGAAGAAAATCAAACCAAGGTCCAAGTATTTGTGGAATAGATTCTAAGATCAAATTTTCTTTTATTCCCATTATTTATTCTTAAAATTTATTTTATTATTCTTTTTCCTATTCTTTTTCAGTAAATAATTTAATAGATGTGAATATCAATAATGCACCTAATATGACTTTTAATAATTCTGAGGGAGCATATACAACCAGAATGGCCCCAATGGAAGCTCCTATCACCGAACCTATCCCCATGGGAACTACTAAAGACCGAATTTCTGATTTCTCGGAATACATATTATTATGGGCATGTCTGCTAATTCCCACAATCATGGTAGGTAAACTGATAATTAGACTCATGGTTCCTGCCAATTTAACATCTATTCCAAATATTAAAATGAGTATGGGGATTATAACCTCCCCACCAGCCACTCCTAAAAGGCTGCTGATAATTCCAATTACTAATCCGCAAAATATGGCCACAATTAACTCTATATACAAGCTGTTAAAGATTATTCCCATGGAACCAAAGGTAATAAAGCTTTCAACAATAAGAAGCAGACCCATAACTAAAAGCAGAATTAATAATATTTTCTTAAACAGAGTATCAGATATTTTAGTCGATATTTCTATTCCAAAGTAAGCACCAGGGATAGATCCAGCAATAATGGCCAGCATTAATATTATCTGGGGATAGATGAAAGAAATATCAAAATTATTCATTCTAAAATAAATGGCTGATAAAACAGTAATCAGACTTATTAAAATGTTCAGGGCCACGGCTTTTTTAGCTTTTTTATTAAAAGTTTTCAATAAGAATGGAAGTCGAAATTCGGCCCCACCCAAACCTATTAAACCACCTAAACAACCAATAGGTGCTCCTATTGCTAATGATAGTAGGGATGTTTTTTTATTATTCATTTTTCAACCTGAGGAAATCCTAGTTTCTTAGATTATATGCTCCCCTAGAACTATATCTTACTTTCTATTTCTGCATAACTGTTTTTAATCATATTTTTTAAAACTATCATGTCTCATTTGTCCTGAGATTTAAACGCGGTTATTAAAAAGAAATGAAAATTAAATTATGCTTTAAAATTAATGAATATCTTGAAGCAGAATTCATTTTTATATTTTCAATTACATTTTGATTTTAAGGAATTTTATAAATTATTTAATTAAAATAAGAATATAATTATAACTTTAAAGCAAAGTCTTCTGCATTTTTAAGGTCTTTTACATTAGGCCTACCCTTATTCATTCCCCCAAAGAACCTAAGAAAACTATTGGTGTTGAATCCTTTGCATTGAAATTCATCAATGATTATGTAACCTTTCGATTCCAGTTTTTCCCTAAGGGCACTGTGATCTTTGATTTTTTTGGATTCTCCGGTTATTCCAGCAGTTGAAAAAAGGAATACTTTCTTATCCATGACTTGGGGTAGTTCATCAGCAAGCTTAAGCAGAGATTCGTCGTGTTTTGCACTGTAAATACCTGAACCAAACCCTACTAGATCATAATCTTTAAGTATTTCCGGTTCAATTTCTTGTGGCGTTTTTATTTCTGCATCAAGAACTTTAGCAAAGACTTTAGCTATTTTTTCCGTATTATGGTGATGATACGAATACAAAACCAAGAGAGATTTATTAGACTTTAATTCCGTGTGCATTTCCTCATTATTTTCCATTTTTTTCCTCCATTTTTTAGGAATTTGAATCTTTTTTTGTTTTAATAATGTTTTGAGCAAATTCTTCGGCATGTTTGAGATCCTGAGCATCAGGGTGACCCCTACTTATTCCCAATCCTATTTTCCCTAAAAATCCTCTGCACTGAAATTCATCAAAAATCATGTACCCCTTCGATTGTAGTTTTTCCCTAAGGGCGGAGTGAGATTTGATGGTTTTAGATTTTTCAACTCCTGCACTGGTTGAGAAAATAAATGCTTTCTTATCTGTGGTTTCAGGTAATTTATCTGCTAGTTCGAGTAGTGTTTTATGATGTATTCCACCGTAAATCCCCGATCCAAAACCTATAAGATCATATTCTTTAATCTCTTCAGGATTGACATCCTCTGAACACCTTATTTC
This genomic window from Methanobacteriales archaeon HGW-Methanobacteriales-1 contains:
- a CDS encoding flavodoxin (An electron-transfer protein; flavodoxin binds one FMN molecule, which serves as a redox-active prosthetic group) produces the protein MENNDNEINDSLPKKALMVLYSYHHHNTEKVANVIALVLGAEIRCSEDVNPEEIKEYDLIGFGSGIYGGIHHKTLLELADKLPETTDKKAFIFSTSAGVEKSKTIKSHSALREKLQSKGYMIFDEFQCRGFLGKIGLGISRGHPDAQDLKHAEEFAQNIIKTKKDSNS
- a CDS encoding flavodoxin (An electron-transfer protein; flavodoxin binds one FMN molecule, which serves as a redox-active prosthetic group) encodes the protein MENNEEMHTELKSNKSLLVLYSYHHHNTEKIAKVFAKVLDAEIKTPQEIEPEILKDYDLVGFGSGIYSAKHDESLLKLADELPQVMDKKVFLFSTAGITGESKKIKDHSALREKLESKGYIIIDEFQCKGFNTNSFLRFFGGMNKGRPNVKDLKNAEDFALKL
- a CDS encoding sulfite exporter TauE/SafE family protein, with translation MNNKKTSLLSLAIGAPIGCLGGLIGLGGAEFRLPFLLKTFNKKAKKAVALNILISLITVLSAIYFRMNNFDISFIYPQIILMLAIIAGSIPGAYFGIEISTKISDTLFKKILLILLLVMGLLLIVESFITFGSMGIIFNSLYIELIVAIFCGLVIGIISSLLGVAGGEVIIPILILIFGIDVKLAGTMSLIISLPTMIVGISRHAHNNMYSEKSEIRSLVVPMGIGSVIGASIGAILVVYAPSELLKVILGALLIFTSIKLFTEKE